Within Pelotomaculum schinkii, the genomic segment AGATGGTTATAGACTATTTAATAACAGGCAGCGCCTACCAGGTGGAAATTATCCGGAAGAACGGCTGTTATTACATTCACGTCACCATTGAAGAAGAAGCGCCGGTACAATACACAGCCTATAACGGGGTTATCGGAGTGGATACCAACCCCGATGGTCTGGGCATAACCCATGCAGACTACCTAGGGCAATTCAAAGAAAGCCTTTGGATACCGCAGGGAGAATGGACATATGCACGGAGCAACCGGCGGAATAAGCTGATCGGCGAGGCTGCAGCCATGGTGGTAGATTTGGCAAAACGGTTAAACTGCGTCCTCGCCGTAGAGAACCTGGAGTTTAAAAACGACAAGTCCGTAACAGCCAAGTTTAACCGGATAATCAACGGTTTTATGTGGTCGAAATTCCTGCAGGCAGTAGAACGCAAAGCCGCCCGCGAGGGAATACACCTGGCAAAAGTGCCGCCGCCGTTCACCTCGGTCATTGGTATTCTGAAATATCAACAGCAGCACGGGATCTCGAATCATGAGGCGGCAGCTTACGTAATAGCCAGGCGCGGCTTAGGATTCAGTAACGAAAAGATACCTAAACAATTGGAGCAAAAGTACGTCAAGAAAAAAGAGAGCTTCACGTTGTTAACCAACTGGAAGCAGTGGAGCGTAATCAAGAAAGCAGCAATTGCTGCTGTTAAAAAACATACCAAACAGGAGGTGAAAAGCCTGGTTTCCTGGCATCATTACAGGAAACAACTGGTGAGCTAAGGTAAACCCTCTTGGCCATGAAGTTTGCGGTGCGGCACAGTACACGCAGCGAAAGGCTGTTGCCGCAAGTAACGACCAGGCGGTGGGTAACACCCCCTCCGGGCAGTACTGGCCATCCCTGGGCCAGGCGGTGAGCGCAAGGCGAGCCACTCGGAATATGGGCGAAAGTCCATAGCTAAGCAGTTGAATCCTGTGACACTGCCTCCCGTTAGTCGGCGGGAGAGAAATCTAATGAAATCTGGATTATCCTGTATAAATCAGATTTGTTTAGCTTTCAGAAACCAGGTTTAACACTTGAACTATGCGACACAAATGGAAGCAGCCCGTAAGGGAATAATCACGAAGGAGATGGAGGCGGTAGCATATAAGGAGCAGGTGAGTCCAGATGTCCTACGGGAACTGATCGGGCAGGGCCGGGTGGTGATTCCCGCTAATAAAAACCATACATCCCTGGATCCGTGCGGCATTGGCCAGGGCCTTAAGACGAAAATTAATGTCAACCTGGGGGTTTCGAAGGACTGCTGCGATATCGAAGCCGAGTTGGAAAAGGTGAGGTGGGCTATAAAGCTGCAGGCGGACGCCATAATGGATCTGAGCTGTTACGGCAAGACCGGGGAATTCAGGCGGCGGTTGGTTGAGATTTCACCCGCTGCGATTGGCACCGTGCCCATTTACGATGCTGTGGGCTTTTATGAACGGGAACTTAAAAATATTTCCGCCAGGGAGTTCCTGGGAGTAGTGGAGAAACACGCGCGCGACGGGGTGGATTTTATGACTATCCACGCCGGGGTCAACCGGGAGGCTGTGGCCAGGTTAAAGAAAAACCCGAGGCTTACCAACATAGTTTCCAGGGGCGGTTCCCTCCTTTTCGCCTGGATGGCGATGAATGACCAGGAGAATCCTTTTTACGAGTTTTACGACGATCTATTGGATCTATGCCGGCATTATGATGTCACCATCAGTCTGGGTGATGCCTGCCGCCCTGGCAGCCTTAGGGATGCCGTTGATGCCTTACAAATCCAGGAGTTAATCAACATGGGGGAATTGACCAGGCGGGCCTGGGAAAGGGATGTCCAGGTGATGATCGAAGGGCCCGGCCATATGGCCTTAAACGAAATTGTTACGAATATGCTGCTCGAAAAGAAGCTGTGCCACGGCGCCCCATTTTACGTGCTGGGGCCGCTGGTTACCGACATTGCTCCCGGTTATGACCACATTACCAGCGCTATTGGGGGGGCTTTGGCAGCAGCCCATGGTGCGGATTTCCTCTGCTATGTAACTCCGGCTGAACACCTGCGCCTGCCCACTTTGGATGATATGAAGGAGGGCATTATCGCCTCAAGGATTGCTGCTCATGCTGCCGACATTGCCAAAGGGGTGCCAGGGGCCAGGAAATGGGATGACGAGATGAGCGATGCGAGGCGACGCTTGGACTGGACGAGGATGTTTGAACTTGCTTTGGACCCGGAGAAGGCCAGACTTTACCGGTCGGAGTCCATGCCTGAGAACCACGACTCCTGTACCATGTGTGGCAAGATGTGCGCCGTGCGGACAATGAACAAAATAATGGCTGGCGAAAACCCCTTGTGAACCTCTCCCGCTTGTAGAAGTGGGGGCTTCAGGGAGCTTACCGGTAAGAATTTCTGGCAGCAACCTGTTCAGGTAGCCTCATCCACAAAGGATGCTTTCCTTCCTGCCGATTCTCCCGACAACAATGGTACAAACGGCTTTTGCCTCCCATCGGGCCCGGTTCCAGGCTTCTACTACTTTCTACTTCTCACGAAGCAGGCCGTAGATACTTGATGTTTTCGACACTCCAATCCAGTGTGCGAATCTCGCCATATTTGTGCTTGGCGTAGATATTCCTTGCGCCATGCACATCCCGATGGCATATGTACCCGCAATGACACTGATACGTCCTGCCGGAAGGCTTTTTCTTCCGACCACAGACAGGGCATGTCTGCGTAGTGTAACTCTCATCGATCTTGATCAGGTCGATACCAAGAGCAGCCAGCTTATATGTAAGATAAGCCAGCAACAACCCGAATGGCCATTGGCTCATCTTTTGGTTTAATCCGCGACAATGACGTTTCTGCTTAAGATTTTTCTTATTGCGCCTGAACGTGTTCCTTTGCACGC encodes:
- a CDS encoding IS200/IS605 family accessory protein TnpB-related protein; its protein translation is MKTTVRGVILQLTEVQKTFLDNLMGRYCAAVRWGFKRLLDGWKTQDIRLAVQSKFNLNSRQANDTVHDAQATISSQKELVKLNHANATKKVEFTRKRLEKARSPRKKDNLQKRLDKEERKLAFWQKHLDAGTFPSVVFGGKRLFHQRCKGNITLDTWQDARSNRYLSRGDKTKGGNLNTRLYAKDGIIYLDIAAEPVETKKSIRYNRITVPVYLAYKPSKKTGLINGLNYRQMVIDYLITGSAYQVEIIRKNGCYYIHVTIEEEAPVQYTAYNGVIGVDTNPDGLGITHADYLGQFKESLWIPQGEWTYARSNRRNKLIGEAAAMVVDLAKRLNCVLAVENLEFKNDKSVTAKFNRIINGFMWSKFLQAVERKAAREGIHLAKVPPPFTSVIGILKYQQQHGISNHEAAAYVIARRGLGFSNEKIPKQLEQKYVKKKESFTLLTNWKQWSVIKKAAIAAVKKHTKQEVKSLVSWHHYRKQLVS
- the thiC gene encoding phosphomethylpyrimidine synthase ThiC; translated protein: MNYATQMEAARKGIITKEMEAVAYKEQVSPDVLRELIGQGRVVIPANKNHTSLDPCGIGQGLKTKINVNLGVSKDCCDIEAELEKVRWAIKLQADAIMDLSCYGKTGEFRRRLVEISPAAIGTVPIYDAVGFYERELKNISAREFLGVVEKHARDGVDFMTIHAGVNREAVARLKKNPRLTNIVSRGGSLLFAWMAMNDQENPFYEFYDDLLDLCRHYDVTISLGDACRPGSLRDAVDALQIQELINMGELTRRAWERDVQVMIEGPGHMALNEIVTNMLLEKKLCHGAPFYVLGPLVTDIAPGYDHITSAIGGALAAAHGADFLCYVTPAEHLRLPTLDDMKEGIIASRIAAHAADIAKGVPGARKWDDEMSDARRRLDWTRMFELALDPEKARLYRSESMPENHDSCTMCGKMCAVRTMNKIMAGENPL
- a CDS encoding zinc ribbon domain-containing protein; its protein translation is MSQWPFGLLLAYLTYKLAALGIDLIKIDESYTTQTCPVCGRKKKPSGRTYQCHCGYICHRDVHGARNIYAKHKYGEIRTLDWSVENIKYLRPAS